One region of Paenibacillus polymyxa M1 genomic DNA includes:
- a CDS encoding YuzB family protein, translating into MLRPIIEFCTSNMHFGTDEIMAKLEQNPDYDVIEYGCLSNCGQCNAEPYAMVNGEIVSADSAELLYEVILNKIKEAEAWDNLDLD; encoded by the coding sequence ATGTTAAGACCTATTATTGAATTTTGCACCAGTAACATGCATTTTGGTACCGATGAGATTATGGCTAAACTGGAACAAAATCCAGATTATGATGTGATTGAATACGGCTGCCTAAGCAATTGCGGTCAGTGTAACGCTGAGCCTTATGCGATGGTTAACGGTGAAATTGTATCCGCAGATTCAGCAGAGCTTCTGTACGAAGTGATTCTAAACAAAATTAAAGAAGCCGAAGCATGGGACAACCTGGATTTGGATTGA
- the mqnE gene encoding aminofutalosine synthase MqnE, whose translation MSTLVTPFTDRRMAEIVEKVQNGIRLNLEDGIYLYETDDILTLGQLANEANLRKNGKKVYFIENMSLYFTNVCEARCAFCNFRKDQGEEGSYTLSGQEMIDYVEQHIHPGVREFHIVGGHNNHVPFQYYVDSLKALNEKYPNVTLKAYTAAEIDFFTRISGLSIKEVLQELQKAGLQSLTGGGAEILSDEYRKKMRVTKANVDRYLEVHRTAHNLGMKTHTTMLYGSVETYQDRIEHMLQIRELQDETNGFMVFIPLSMQPKSKNANIMRRNSAYEDLKTIAISRLMLDNIDHVKAYFINIGPQLTQVALTFGASDVHGTIVREQISHAAGALTPSGLTRKELIWLVKGAGRIPVERDTFYNEIEVFE comes from the coding sequence ATGTCCACATTAGTTACACCTTTTACAGACCGCAGAATGGCGGAAATTGTAGAAAAGGTACAAAACGGGATTCGTTTGAACCTCGAAGATGGTATATATTTGTATGAAACTGACGATATTCTCACATTGGGCCAGTTGGCTAACGAAGCTAATTTACGCAAGAACGGAAAAAAGGTTTATTTTATTGAAAACATGAGCCTGTACTTCACCAATGTATGCGAAGCGCGCTGCGCGTTCTGCAATTTCCGCAAGGATCAGGGGGAGGAAGGCTCTTATACGTTGTCCGGACAGGAAATGATTGATTATGTAGAGCAACATATCCATCCAGGCGTAAGAGAATTCCATATCGTCGGCGGTCATAATAATCATGTACCTTTCCAATACTATGTAGATTCACTGAAAGCGCTGAACGAAAAGTATCCCAACGTTACACTGAAAGCATACACTGCGGCGGAAATTGACTTTTTCACACGCATAAGCGGCTTGAGTATTAAAGAAGTTCTTCAAGAGCTGCAAAAGGCAGGACTTCAATCTCTGACTGGTGGGGGCGCGGAAATCTTATCTGATGAATATCGGAAGAAGATGCGTGTTACCAAAGCCAATGTGGACCGTTATCTTGAAGTACATCGTACGGCCCATAATCTCGGTATGAAAACTCATACGACCATGCTGTACGGTTCAGTCGAAACTTATCAGGATCGTATTGAGCATATGCTGCAAATTCGTGAATTGCAGGACGAAACAAACGGATTTATGGTATTTATCCCACTGTCCATGCAGCCGAAAAGCAAAAACGCCAACATCATGCGTCGCAACTCTGCTTACGAGGATCTCAAAACCATTGCGATCAGCCGCTTGATGCTGGACAATATCGACCATGTTAAAGCTTACTTCATTAATATTGGTCCACAATTGACGCAGGTCGCTCTTACCTTTGGCGCATCAGATGTCCATGGCACGATTGTGCGCGAGCAGATCAGCCATGCTGCAGGTGCGTTAACCCCTTCCGGATTGACACGTAAAGAGCTAATCTGGCTGGTCAAAGGTGCTGGACGCATACCTGTAGAACGTGACACCTTCTATAACGAAATCGAAGTTTTCGAATAA
- a CDS encoding SDR family oxidoreductase, whose protein sequence is MRDKVALITGSAKGLGKMTALRLADEGCDIALNYVHSQVEAEALKQVIESKGVRCLSLQADISVQEDITRLIGEVQDRLGGVDIMVNNAGPFIRERRLFADYSVAEIHAMIQGNLVGTMLLDHLVLPHMRSQQWGRIIHFGFGHAGEARAWPHRAVYAAAKVGLVSFTKSLAVEEAPYGITVNMICPGDIRGANKEKSIADVIGMQDKETPRGRPGSGEDIARVIAYLCEEHSDFITGNIMDVSGGLDPIRPTI, encoded by the coding sequence TTGAGAGACAAAGTCGCACTCATAACGGGCAGTGCCAAAGGTTTAGGTAAAATGACCGCTCTGCGTTTGGCTGATGAAGGTTGTGACATTGCACTAAATTATGTCCATAGCCAGGTTGAAGCCGAAGCGCTTAAGCAGGTAATTGAATCTAAGGGAGTACGCTGTCTATCTTTACAAGCAGATATCTCTGTTCAGGAAGATATCACCAGGCTGATCGGTGAAGTGCAGGATCGTCTGGGCGGGGTTGATATTATGGTGAACAATGCCGGACCCTTCATCCGGGAACGCCGTCTTTTTGCGGACTACAGTGTAGCTGAGATTCATGCCATGATACAGGGAAATTTGGTCGGTACCATGTTGCTGGATCATTTGGTATTGCCGCACATGCGTAGCCAGCAATGGGGACGTATTATTCATTTTGGCTTTGGTCATGCTGGAGAAGCAAGGGCTTGGCCGCATCGGGCTGTCTACGCAGCTGCCAAGGTGGGGCTGGTGTCTTTTACGAAGTCACTAGCTGTAGAGGAAGCTCCCTATGGCATCACGGTCAATATGATCTGTCCAGGGGATATCCGAGGAGCGAACAAGGAAAAGTCGATTGCCGATGTCATCGGCATGCAGGATAAAGAGACACCGCGTGGGCGTCCAGGAAGCGGAGAGGACATTGCGCGAGTGATCGCCTATTTGTGTGAGGAGCATTCAGATTTTATAACAGGCAATATTATGGATGTGTCCGGAGGATTGGACCCCATTCGGCCAACCATATAA
- a CDS encoding NAD(P)/FAD-dependent oxidoreductase produces MKNFVILGGGYGGLTIAKELLDKHIPDNIQVILVDRMPFQGLKTEYYALAAGTVSDFDLRVHFPDEQRLIRKYGEVTSMDLENKMVHFQDGEPLPYDQLVIALGCTDRFHNTPGAEEYSCTIQSFNHTRQTYLRLNEIKPYGHVHIVGGGLSGVEIAAELRESRADLNITIMDRGERVLSAFPQRLSAYVHAWFKEHHVNALNHVAVSRIEPGAIYNRDEQIMTDAVVWTAGIQPVKIVQDLAVPKDPQGRIVLNEYYQIPDHPEVYVVGDCASLPYSPSAQAAEVQGEQIAHIVRDLWKGQTPHPHPLKLRGTLGALGKKAGFGYGFMGSTSLRGRVPRLLKSGVLWKSKRHFG; encoded by the coding sequence ATGAAAAATTTCGTTATTCTGGGGGGCGGCTATGGCGGCCTTACCATTGCCAAAGAATTGCTGGATAAACACATTCCCGACAATATTCAAGTTATTTTAGTGGATCGGATGCCCTTTCAGGGCTTGAAAACAGAATACTATGCCCTTGCGGCAGGTACCGTATCTGATTTTGATTTGCGGGTACATTTTCCCGATGAACAACGCCTTATTCGCAAATATGGAGAAGTCACATCGATGGATCTTGAGAATAAAATGGTCCATTTTCAAGACGGTGAGCCTTTGCCCTATGACCAGCTTGTCATTGCACTAGGTTGTACCGACCGCTTTCATAATACACCGGGGGCAGAAGAATACAGCTGTACAATCCAGTCCTTTAATCATACTCGCCAAACGTATCTGCGCTTGAATGAAATCAAGCCTTATGGACATGTCCATATTGTAGGTGGCGGCCTAAGTGGTGTCGAGATTGCTGCGGAGTTACGTGAAAGCCGCGCGGATTTGAATATTACGATTATGGATCGGGGCGAGCGGGTGCTATCAGCATTTCCGCAACGTTTGTCTGCCTATGTACATGCCTGGTTCAAGGAGCATCATGTGAATGCGCTAAATCATGTTGCGGTTTCCCGTATCGAGCCAGGAGCTATTTACAACCGTGACGAGCAAATTATGACCGATGCGGTTGTATGGACAGCTGGGATTCAGCCCGTTAAAATTGTACAGGATTTAGCAGTTCCTAAAGACCCTCAGGGTCGCATCGTGCTAAATGAATATTATCAAATACCGGATCATCCTGAAGTGTACGTCGTCGGAGACTGTGCGAGCCTTCCTTACTCTCCAAGCGCTCAGGCGGCAGAGGTGCAAGGAGAGCAGATTGCCCACATTGTACGCGACCTGTGGAAAGGCCAAACGCCTCACCCGCATCCTTTAAAGCTACGTGGTACATTAGGTGCGCTGGGCAAGAAGGCCGGATTCGGTTATGGCTTTATGGGCAGTACCTCATTGCGTGGACGAGTGCCACGTCTGCTGAAAAGCGGTGTGCTCTGGAAGTCCAAACGCCATTTTGGCTAA
- a CDS encoding NifU family protein, with protein MSEAQSVQMYDEVADVLDKLRPFLQRDGGDVELVDVEDGIVKLKLVGACGSCPSSTITLKAGIERALLEEVEGVQEVVQVF; from the coding sequence ATGAGCGAAGCACAAAGCGTTCAGATGTATGATGAAGTAGCAGACGTACTGGATAAGCTCCGTCCGTTCCTGCAACGCGATGGCGGTGACGTTGAGCTGGTTGACGTTGAAGACGGCATCGTTAAGCTGAAGCTGGTAGGTGCTTGCGGCAGTTGCCCAAGTTCTACAATTACGCTGAAAGCAGGGATTGAACGCGCTCTTCTCGAAGAAGTTGAAGGCGTCCAAGAAGTGGTACAAGTATTCTAA
- a CDS encoding HesB/IscA family protein has product MINITDSAAERLKEMLEQQETPNMFLRLGVTPGGCTGFSYAMGFDDNETDQDIYMNVQDMKVVVEKDSIRYLDGLEIDFEESGMSGGFTIHNPNAVATCGCGSSFRTATDAGKPNEEPC; this is encoded by the coding sequence ATGATTAACATCACCGATTCCGCTGCTGAACGCCTGAAAGAAATGCTGGAGCAGCAGGAAACGCCGAATATGTTTTTACGTCTGGGTGTTACGCCAGGTGGTTGTACCGGATTTTCGTACGCCATGGGCTTTGACGACAACGAGACGGATCAAGATATATATATGAATGTACAAGATATGAAAGTAGTCGTGGAAAAGGATAGTATCCGCTATCTGGACGGTCTGGAAATCGACTTTGAAGAGTCTGGTATGTCCGGCGGTTTCACGATTCATAATCCAAATGCTGTAGCTACATGTGGCTGCGGTTCAAGCTTCCGTACAGCTACAGATGCAGGAAAACCAAACGAAGAGCCTTGTTAA
- a CDS encoding S-layer homology domain-containing protein — protein MLKKKWLITPVVAVALLFSQSALAANTFPDVNGTKYEWAAESIHSMVDKGVVSGYTDGTFKPGKTITKAEFVHMFHKLFPEVNYSAGKSSEFVDARKHWANQDFAAIFNGDYVWPFAESVGGKYPNYQFYVNPDKPLTRWDMMMIASVRTDYTNQTLHPEIAEVISSAAQYNDMKVRQANYNDKFSAYYPVLYIDTTGEEYSYDGDFQDQKAEAFYTLTKMGVLTADNGYLRPKAQVTRAEAVTLLQRLYDATTK, from the coding sequence ATGTTGAAAAAGAAATGGCTGATTACCCCTGTGGTTGCGGTGGCACTGTTGTTCAGTCAATCCGCATTGGCGGCAAATACGTTTCCTGATGTGAATGGTACAAAATATGAATGGGCTGCCGAATCCATTCATTCGATGGTCGACAAAGGTGTTGTCAGCGGCTATACGGATGGGACCTTCAAGCCAGGCAAAACCATAACAAAAGCAGAATTTGTACATATGTTTCATAAACTTTTTCCAGAAGTCAATTATTCAGCGGGTAAATCTTCAGAGTTTGTAGATGCACGCAAGCACTGGGCGAATCAAGATTTTGCAGCTATATTCAACGGGGATTATGTGTGGCCGTTTGCTGAAAGTGTAGGGGGCAAATATCCAAACTATCAATTCTATGTCAATCCTGACAAACCGCTGACCCGTTGGGATATGATGATGATTGCTTCTGTTCGAACAGATTATACCAATCAGACGCTTCATCCTGAGATTGCCGAAGTAATTTCCTCAGCTGCACAGTACAACGATATGAAAGTTCGTCAGGCAAATTACAATGACAAATTCTCAGCCTACTATCCGGTACTGTACATCGACACAACGGGAGAAGAGTACTCCTATGATGGAGATTTCCAGGATCAAAAGGCAGAAGCATTCTACACCCTTACCAAGATGGGCGTCCTTACCGCTGACAATGGATACCTTCGCCCAAAGGCACAGGTCACACGTGCTGAAGCTGTTACCCTTTTACAGCGTTTGTATGATGCTACAACCAAGTGA